The stretch of DNA TTGCTATTGCTTTAATTGAAATGAGAATTCATGGTCACTTCAATATTGATGTTTAATGGTAGTCGAGATCATCAtttaatttgtttttttattttttggttttcTTTGTTAGTCTCCATCTTTAGTTTTTAAATTATCTGATTTGGGTAAAGTTTACAATAAGAAAGAATCGCAGAGTTACGGTCAATATGTGTTCAACTTGCCtcaaaaagataaaataattaaAGAGTCATTTTTTTTTGGTATGATATGCGAGCCTTGAATCTTGAAGTGAAGCGAGCTTTAGTTCAGACTTTTCATGGGCAGCTTAAGACTAGAGGCAATATTTGAATCTCATGAgttcgaaattctagtttttttaaattattatattttaaatcaataatttatatatatatttgatgaaTTTCACAAGACAAATATAAATCTGGACAAAAACTGCTGGATTCGGCCGAGCCCATAGGCAAATGGCTAGCTCCATCCGTGCTTATGAAGTACATTTACAACGTTAAAAATAAGTAGTAGCTCCTTGAAACTACTATAAGTAGTAGCTCCAGCTAACGACCTTAAATCTAGCATTAAAACATTTAGGATGTATTAACTTGGGAAGAACTTCCTCAAACCTTAGGTGTCAAGTGATATATTATGGTGATAATATGGAGTATTAACTAATCATAATTAAGCATCAAAGCTCATGCATGTAAAGTTGATTGACCAAATTTAAAGAAGAAGTCACTTATCCAAATTAGAGACCAGATTTAACATATCAGTTTACTTCAATCAACCCAAGTAACGAATTGAGGTGAGAGTATATATTAATTAGTCACAATTAAGTATAAATTAAGCACATGCAAAAGTTGATTATCCAAATTCAAGATGAAGAAGTCGATTCACAAAACTAGTTTCCAATATTTCCATAGACATAGTTGTATTTTTCACTGGATTAGTACATTTTTTCTATACTCAAGGTAACATTTTATTAGATTCTACCTAAATATAAACTTGCATAttttaaactttccaaaaaaaaaaaatatcatgaAATTATGTGTGTGTACAAAATTGTTCTCAAAGTGAAACAATCACAACTTTGTATGGGATATTTTAAAGAATCACCTAGCTTCCAAATTCAACTCGAATTTGGGTTACTAGAATCACTTAGGAGTTTGTATAATCCCATTATAATAATATAATGGAAATATAGAAAATATCAAATGTTGTAATGATTTTTTCTTTTAACAAACTTGGCACGTGCAAGGCACCAACAAGGTCTCCCGCCGTTTCCAACAGAACCGATCGACTCTTTAACTAACTGAATTCCTCTTCTTGTATAACAAAACCCCTCCACATATCATTATCCTTCACCGATCTCAAATTTTATATTTACAGAAAGAGAAGAGCTCAAAGATTGAAGAACTTTCTCTTTTTGGctttctggaaaaaaaaaaagagatcgCGAAAATGGCGGACAATTTCTTCAACTTTCAGATGCATAATCCTCACAGGCAGAGAAGGGTCAGAGCTCTAAGGCTGTGTGATCTTATCCTCATCTTTGTCTTTGCTTTTTTCATCTACCTTTGGTGCATCTCCAATATTGGTGCGTTCTTTCACCCATTTCAGTTTCTGCTTcttctttttgaaattttcttgTGTTTGCTCTGTTCATTATAGTTGAATAGATCTTCTCTGTTCCTATGTGCATGCTCCTTCTCGTATTTCAGTTTCTGGCTCTTCTTTTTGGGGATCTTTTTGATTTTCAGACAAATGGGGCTTTACTTGTTACATCTTCGTTTTGGAATCCACTTGTGTTTTCTCACATTACATGATCTTCTCTGTTCATTCTGGTTGAATTTTTTTCCATATTTTAGCTCtccttttttttggattttcttgaGTTTTAGACACTAGTGGTGTTTCTGCCTTGTGATATAGTGGTAGCAATATAGGCATTTGTGTACTCAAAATGATAAAGGTCCTTTTGCTTGTGTTTTTTTCACTGTTTATTCTGGTAAAAAATTTCAGTTTTTGGCTcttcttttacttgtgttttctGGTCATAATTCTTGAAAAGATTTGCTGTTAATCTTTATATTTCTAAATTTATGCTGCTTGTACAGTGAGAATGATGATCAGAAATGGAAGAACCATTGCACCCAACAGCATTCCTCTGTATCTAAATGATACACATTTCAATCTTGCAATTCTGAAATCATTACCAGAGAAAATAGAGTACAAATCTCCAGCTGAACCACTGAAAAGATCGAGCTTAAAGATCAACAATGAAGCAACTGAGATACCAACAACGCCGCCGTCatatcaacaacccaacaccaCCACATTTCCACCGCCGCCGCCGATGACGCAGCACCAAATCCAAGAACAGCAACTGAACAACATAGTGGAAGCATTAATCGGAGCAGGTGATTTTGCAGGGTGGGCAAATTTGCTttcctccacagacttatcatcTCTTCCACTCTCCGCCACTTTCTTCATTCCGGGTAACGACGccatatcaaatcatcaaacacCTGGCGATCAAAATCTCAACTTAGACCCATTTCTCATCGCCTATCATATAATCCCACAACGCCTCTCTTTCGCCGATCTCCAACAGTTCAAATCCAACACTCGCCTCCCAACTCTCTTACCTTCCAAATTCATCGTCATTACAAACAATTCTTTATCCAATTTTACTGTCGATGGCTCTCAAATCACCTACCCAGATCTTTACGTAAATTCTGCTTTTACAGTACATGGTGTTAATAAAGTTCTTGAATACTCTGTTTATGGTGCTGATCCTCTGTTCTCTCCTCCAGAGAACAATACTCTGCCTAGTGAAACTGTTGCACCTATCCCACCAAAGCCAAAGCCAAGGCCAAAGCCAAAGCCATTATTATTTCCTGAAGGAGGTGGAGGTTTTACTGATGGTTGGAGGAGTTCTAATTCAACTAGAGCATTTCCTATTGAGAAATTAGTAATTGACATCTCTGTTctgtttttcatatttttttgggTTTGAGATTTTGAGAACTTATGGGGCTATAATATTCTAGCTTAATATTTTGTTGAAGCGAATATACTGAGAAACTGGATTACTGCTTTGTTTGTTTTTCATCGTAGTTTTTTGGGTCTGTAAATGGATCTTTGTTATGGTGAATACATGCAGAAATGAGAAAGTTCATTGTTTCAACATCTCACCATTGTATCTCCTTTAATTGCATATTTTTGTTTTTATGTGTGCTATAGTCAGCTAAGATATTAAACTGTCAACTTTTGGACTTTAATGTGATGTTTTCTCTGTTCAACTAACTTTTAAactattattttaataaattttttctttcatcattggcaataTAATGTATGAGTAAAATTAATATTTACAACTTTGTGATCAATCAAATAATATAGTATAAAATgaaatagaaaaaatatcattAATTATAATATGATACTCTCACAAGTTTAATATGATACTATCACAATCTATGTTTTAGGCGCAGTGGAGATTGATCCTAACAATTACAATTTTTGTATAACTAATCAATAACTAGATCGACCCCTAAAAATTAGAAGAATCAAAAAGTGTTGGTACCATTAAAGGTTGCAGATTGATTAttgtcaaaaaaagaaaaaaatgattgaaaaatataaagaaaaaaaggGAAAGTATACAAACAACCATTCTTAATGCTATTATTTATGGATTAGACAATACTTATTTtgttctgaaaatttgaactacGAATCTTAATTTCAGAACAATTTAGGACGTTTATTTTctgaaaattaaattaaaatttgaTAACGataaggtcgggaatccaaactagagtaagaatttgaaaagtaaatgcggaagcaataacaataaggaattgagcaactagaactaaatggcagaaaataaaggatatggaaaaattcaaggaaagaattccaagaacttccaagaacgcaagttctatagccttgacaagatcaaagcaacaacgtctttaatcaaacgcctttacttaaaagcaaatcaaaacaatagattcggatcttgaccgctttacgagtaacttgagacaacaattaataactagtattaatcgccttctaagaataccacaaaggaatcaaagatatcacaatagagaagtaatcttactaccttgaactatgaactagtaaaggttgaaagataaatctcaaagcacaagtaacaaaggttcaaaagaactctcaaagtatgatatacttaatcaataatgaagtccctcaatgaatgagaagaactccttatttataggagtactaaggcacaaaaagtctttaaaattaggtagggtggtttctaaggcataaaaagtcattacaattaggtagggtgattgctaaggagtaagaaaagtcattacaattaggtggggggcggccaaatccctttggggtagatttggaccttaaaactactagtttgggctattgatttggactccaattgggctccctttgaaacacccccttttggacctcttttaagctcattttgagcccctttggtggactttaaggactgatttggtggcccaatcttcctcctcttggacttcaatttggatcaccaaataattataaaatttggataattcatctactttgggcttgagctcttcctctacaattaaaagcttctttatttgccattgaagtccagcaatcttagagtgcaactctttagcttgagatcttgtaaatggccttagagcttccaaaactctatccttgtccttgatgctatcattcccctcttcttgaaaagaattcgtccccgaattcgatcctacatcaaacaaagacaagtcagcaacattgaatatagcacttacttggaactcaccaggtaggtccagcttgtaagcattgtctccaatcctttcaaggacttgaaatgggccatctcctctagggtacaactttgacttccttttggagggaaatctctcctttctaaagtgaacccaaactaaatctccaggtttaaaaattacttattttcgacccttattctttctcaaggcagtttgctcatttttcttctcaattgcaagccttgtttgttcatgaattttttttatcatctcagcctttgtcctaccatcaagattaacaatatcattagtaggtaatggtaataaatcaaggggagtgaagggattaaaaccataaacaacctcaaaaggagacatacttgtagaagaatggattgttctattgtaagcaaattcaatcataggtaagtgagcctcccaagaagttaatttacctttcaaaacagCCCTCAATATATTTCCTAAGGTTCTATTAACTACTTCAGTTTGCCCATCAGTTTGTgggtgacaagaagtagaaaacaacaatttagttcctaacttcccccaaaatacacgccaaaagtggctcaaaaacttagcatccctatcactaacaatagttctaggtataccatgcaatttgacaacttcttttacaaaaagatcagcaacatgtgaagcatcattagtctttaaacaaggaataaaacgagccattttggagaacctatctaccacaacatatatactatccttaccataccttgttctaggcaaaCCTAACATAAAATtcatagaaatatcaatccaaggtgaagtAGAAACAGGTAGTGGCGTGTAAAGACCATGTggtaacactttagatttagcttgtttacattccaaacaCTGTGCACATATTCTTTCAACATCTTTTCTCATTCCAGGCCAAAAAAAAAtttcagcaagtatgtctagcgtctttgggactccaaagtgacccataagccctccataatgtgcttcccttacaaatacttcacgtaaagagcaatttgggatacacaacttattttccttaaagagaaacccatcttggaggttaaacctctcaaaaggacccaacttacagtctgcaaaaatcttgccaaaatcaacatcattagcataaagtcccttgatttgatcaaaacccatcaatttagaagtcagggtagaaactaagacataccttcttgaaagtgTATCCGTAACAACATTCTCTTTCccttgtttgtaagaaattacataaggaaaagtttcaatgaattcaacccacttagcatgccttctactaagcttaccttgactcttcaagtatttcaaggattcatggtcagttttaatgacaaactctcttggccacaagtaatgttgccatgtggctaaagcccttaccaaagcatatagctctttgtcataagtggaatagttcaatgtggctccactcaacttctcactaaagtaggcaataggtttagaatcttgcatcaaaacagcacctattcctttgccagaagcatcacattcaatttcaaaagatttagaaaaatcaggcaattgtaacaatgaagcagaacataacttttctttcaacaagttaaaagtatcatcttgttcttttccccatgtaaaaatcttatcctttttaataacttcagttaaaggagaagcaatagtgctaaagtctctcacaaacctcctataaaaactagcaagtccatgaaaactcctaacttcagttacactcttaggttttggccattcttttattgctttaattttctcttcatcaacctcaactcctttagaactaaccacaaaacccaaaaaaatcacacgatccacacaaaaagtacacttttaagattagcaaataagagttgctttctaagaacttcaaaaacttgttttaggtgttctacatgctcttctaaagtgttagaaaagatcaagatatcatcgaagtacaccacaacaaattttccatgaaaatccttaaagatatgatctattaatctcatgaaagtgctaggtgcattagtcaagccaaaaggcataactaaccactcataaagcccatatttggtcttaaaagcagttttccattcatctccaggattcattcgaatctgatggtaaccactttttagatcaattttagaaaagattttggatccatgtaattgatccaacatgtcatcaagacgaggaataggatggcgatactttaccgttatcttgttgattgctctacaatccacgcacatcctccaagttccatcctttttgggtaccaataggacgggaacagagcaagggctcatgctctctctcacaaagcctttctcaagcagctcctcaacttgcctttgaagctcttttgtctcttctggattactcctataagcaggcctatttgggatttgtgatccaggcacgaaatcaatttgatgctcaatgccacgtaaaggtggcaatccattaggaatatcttcaggaaagacatcttcaaaatcctgcaaaagagaagaaatactacttggcaaagaagaagttagtaactcagaattaatcaaaacttctttgtaagtaagtagtattatgggaaacccctcttttcttgcatttaaacactctttggcttttatataaaaactctctttttttatttccttagcctctttcctctcaccaagactttctatttttttattcaagcccctttttatctcttctctcaaattgttgccctctctctttttctctcggccatctctctttttttccaactcttggcctcctttcttttctttttcctcaagctcactttttatccctccccttggtttttccattgtttcccttaatctcttttgatcttcaaacacttgagaaggaGATAAAGGTGTAAAAGTAAATTTCCTGCCatttagctcaagagaatatctattcttctttccatcatgaaaaacattcctatcatactgccaaggacgacccagtaagatatgacaagcttgcatatggactatgtcacaaagaatatcatcctcatatctaccaacattgaatgaaatcatgcattgtttgtttacctttagttcaccactgtcatttaacc from Nicotiana tomentosiformis chromosome 11, ASM39032v3, whole genome shotgun sequence encodes:
- the LOC104111221 gene encoding putative fasciclin-like arabinogalactan protein 20, producing MADNFFNFQMHNPHRQRRVRALRLCDLILIFVFAFFIYLWCISNIVRMMIRNGRTIAPNSIPLYLNDTHFNLAILKSLPEKIEYKSPAEPLKRSSLKINNEATEIPTTPPSYQQPNTTTFPPPPPMTQHQIQEQQLNNIVEALIGAGDFAGWANLLSSTDLSSLPLSATFFIPGNDAISNHQTPGDQNLNLDPFLIAYHIIPQRLSFADLQQFKSNTRLPTLLPSKFIVITNNSLSNFTVDGSQITYPDLYVNSAFTVHGVNKVLEYSVYGADPLFSPPENNTLPSETVAPIPPKPKPRPKPKPLLFPEGGGGFTDGWRSSNSTRAFPIEKLVIDISVLFFIFFWV